A DNA window from Pseudomonadota bacterium contains the following coding sequences:
- a CDS encoding DUF362 domain-containing protein: protein MDRREFLKQVSMWSAGLSITVPHFTIISEALAAQRQAPVIAYAKGKDYAALVSQILDSLGGMEKFVKSGNTVVIKPNIGWDRNPDQAANTHPLIVKALVEHALDAGAKEVKVFDRTCNEARRCYVNSGVQDILKTIKSNRVTFFHPDERKYIPVDISKGQAARRLEIYKDALEADSYINVPIAKHHSLSTLTLGMKNSMGVLGGKRGDMHHDLGQKIADLATIVRPTLTVIDATRILLRNGPQGGNLNDVKVLDTIIASTDPVAIDAYATTFFEMKPGDIPSTVAAYKHGLGEMDLAKIKIIKT from the coding sequence ATGGACAGAAGAGAATTTCTCAAACAGGTATCAATGTGGTCGGCCGGGCTCTCGATCACTGTGCCGCATTTTACAATTATTTCAGAAGCCCTGGCGGCCCAACGCCAAGCCCCGGTCATAGCCTACGCCAAAGGCAAGGATTATGCTGCCCTGGTTTCACAGATACTCGACTCTTTGGGCGGCATGGAAAAATTTGTAAAATCCGGGAATACAGTGGTTATCAAACCCAATATCGGCTGGGACCGCAATCCCGACCAGGCGGCCAACACCCATCCGCTCATCGTTAAGGCCCTGGTGGAGCATGCGTTGGATGCCGGGGCCAAAGAAGTCAAAGTTTTTGATCGGACCTGCAATGAGGCTCGGCGCTGCTATGTGAACAGCGGTGTCCAGGATATCCTTAAAACCATAAAGAGCAACAGGGTAACATTCTTTCATCCTGACGAGCGTAAATACATTCCGGTGGATATTTCAAAAGGCCAAGCTGCCAGACGTTTGGAGATCTACAAAGACGCCCTGGAAGCGGACAGCTATATAAATGTGCCGATTGCAAAGCACCACAGCCTGAGCACCCTGACCCTGGGAATGAAAAACAGCATGGGGGTTCTGGGGGGAAAACGCGGCGACATGCATCATGACCTCGGCCAGAAAATCGCCGACCTTGCAACAATTGTCAGGCCGACGCTGACCGTAATTGATGCAACGAGAATCCTGCTGCGTAACGGCCCGCAAGGCGGCAACCTAAATGACGTAAAAGTCCTTGATACGATTATCGCATCAACTGATCCGGTGGCCATCGATGCCTATGCCACAACCTTTTTTGAGATGAAACCCGGGGATATCCCTTCAACGGTAGCTGCATATAAACATGGTCTGGGTGAGATGGACCTTGCCAAAATAAAAATCATCAAAACCTGA